The Megalobrama amblycephala isolate DHTTF-2021 linkage group LG13, ASM1881202v1, whole genome shotgun sequence genome contains a region encoding:
- the upp1 gene encoding uridine phosphorylase 1 — MPLGEEKNGTCDRSIYVNNPHLDSMTDDILYHFNLGTSTHDLAAMFGDVKFVCVGGSPWRMKSFTEYIAKELGISDPNAEYPNICAGTDRYAMYKIGPVLSVSHGMGIPSISIMLHELIKLLYHARCTDVTVVRIGTSGGIGLKPGTVVITKQSVDSVFEPRFEQIILGKTVVRSTELDGELAEELLQCGKELAEFETVIGNTMCTLDFYEGQARLDGAFCSYTEEDKQSYLAEAYAAGVRNIEMESSVFAAMCKLSNLRAAVVCVTLLDRQKGDQLTSSHDVLNNYQQRPQALVGHYIKKKLNASKKS, encoded by the exons ATGCCGCTGGGTGAAGAGAAGAATGGGACATGCGACAG GTCAATATATGTGAACAATCCCCATTTGGACTCCATGACAGATGACATCCTTTACCATTTTAACCTGGGAACATCCACGCACGACTTGGCAGCGATGTTTGGAGATGTCAAA TTTGTGTGCGTAGGGGGAAGTCCATGGAGGATGAAGTCTTTCACTGAATACATTGCCAAAGAACTGGGGATTTCAGACCCCAATGCAGAATATCCAAATATATGTGCAGGAACCGATCGCTACGCCATGTATAAAATTGGACCTGTGCTGTCTGTCAGT CATGGCATGGGCATCCCATCAATCTCTATAATGTTGCATGAGCTTATCAAGCTCCTTTATCATGCCCGCTGCACTGATGTCACCGTAGTGCGCATTGGAACATCAGGGGGAATAG GTTTAAAGCCAGGGACTGTGGTGATTACCAAACAGTCGGTCGATTCTGTGTTTGAGCCTCGCTTTGAGCAGATCATCCTGGGTAAAACAGTGGTCAGGAGCACAGAACTCGATGGGGAACTTGCAGAAGAGCTGCTTCAGTGTGGCAAAGAACTTGCAGAGTTTGAGACTGTCATTGGTAACACAATGTGCACCCTTGACTTCTATGAAG GTCAAGCGCGGCTGGATGGGGCCTTCTGCTCATACACCGAAGAAGATAAACAGAGCTATCTTGCTGAAGCCTATGCCGCTGGGGTTCGTAACATTGAGATGGAGTCATCTGTGTTTGCGGCTATGTGCAAACTGAGCAATCTTCGAG CTGCGGTTGTGTGTGTAACACTGCTGGACAGACAGAAAGGAGACCAGCTGACCAGCTCTCATGACGTCCTGAATAACTACCAGCAGCGACCTCAGGCCCTGGTCGGGCATTACATCAAAAAGAAGCTGAATGCCTCCAAGAAAAGCTAG
- the stmn2a gene encoding stathmin-2a isoform X2: MAKTAIAYKEKMKELSMLSLICSCFSPQTRNNLVCEFEDMEVKPINKRASGQAFEVILKPPSPVSDVAHSITSPPKKRDVSLEDIQKKLEAAEDRRRSQEAQVLKALAEKREHERDVLLKAMEENSNFSKMAEEKLILKMEQIKENREAYLAAMMDRLHEKERHAAIVRRNKELREELIA; encoded by the exons ATGGCCAAAACAGCTATCG CATACAAGGAGAAGATGAAGGAGCTGTCCATGCTCTCGCTCATTTGCTCCTGCTTCAGCCCACAGACACGCAACAACCTTGTCTGTGAGTTTGAGG ATATGGAAGTAAAGCCCATAAACAAAAGGGCCTCAGGCCAGGCCTTTGAGGTGATCCTGAAGCCGCCCTCACCGGTGTCAGATGTGGCCCACAGCATCACCTCCCCTCCAAAGAAGAGGGATGTGTCACTGGAAGACATCCAGAAGAAACTGGAGGCTGCTGAGGACCGCAGGAGG TCCCAGGAAGCTCAGGTGCTCAAAGCTCTGGCTGAGAAACGCGAGCATGAGAGGGATGTGCTGCTCAAAGCCATGGAGGAGAACAGCAACTTCAGCAAGATGGCAGAGGAAAAGCTCATCCTGAAGATGGAGCAGATCAAGGAAAACCGGGAGGCTTACCTGGCAGCCATGATGGATCGCTTGCATGAGA AGGAGCGACATGCTGCAATTGTCCGCAGGAACAAGGAGCTGAGGGAAGAGCTAATAGCGTGA
- the stmn2a gene encoding stathmin-2a isoform X1: protein MAKTAIAYKEKMKELSMLSLICSCFSPQTRNNLVCEFEDMEVKPINKRASGQAFEVILKPPSPVSDVAHSITSPPKKRDVSLEDIQKKLEAAEDRRRSQEAQVLKALAEKREHERDVLLKAMEENSNFSKMAEEKLILKMEQIKENREAYLAAMMDRLHEKERHAAIVRRNKELREELIA from the exons ATGGCCAAAACAGCTATCG CATACAAGGAGAAGATGAAGGAGCTGTCCATGCTCTCGCTCATTTGCTCCTGCTTCAGCCCACAGACACGCAACAACCTTGTCTGTGAGTTTGAGG ATATGGAAGTAAAGCCCATAAACAAAAGGGCCTCAGGCCAGGCCTTTGAGGTGATCCTGAAGCCGCCCTCACCGGTGTCAGATGTGGCCCACAGCATCACCTCCCCTCCAAAGAAGAGGGATGTGTCACTGGAAGACATCCAGAAGAAACTGGAGGCTGCTGAGGACCGCAGGAGG TCCCAGGAAGCTCAGGTGCTCAAAGCTCTGGCTGAGAAACGCGAGCATGAGAGGGATGTGCTGCTCAAAGCCATGGAGGAGAACAGCAACTTCAGCAAGATGGCAGAGGAAAAGCTCATCCTGAAGATGGAGCAGATCAAGGAAAACCGGGAGGCTTACCTGGCAGCCATGATGGATCGCTTGCATGAGAAAG AGCGACATGCTGCAATTGTCCGCAGGAACAAGGAGCTGAGGGAAGAGCTAATAGCGTGA
- the fabp4b gene encoding fatty acid binding protein 4b has protein sequence MLLIGQRVVNLIPALFKSPSILLCGFAALYAHILNVLCCNCPFFLVTMVEQFVGKWKMTSSDNFDEYMKAVGAGFASRQMANLAKPSLTIALDDQGFISMKAVTTFKTLEIKFKLDEEFDETTADDRKVKTIMSLADGKLIQTQTWEGKTTIIEREIQDCKMTAKCTMDDVVAIRTYEKDA, from the exons ATGTTACTGATTGGTCAGCGAGTGGTAAATCTTATCCCTGCACTCTTTAAATCTCCATCTATTCTGCTCTGCGGCTTTGCAGCACTTTATGCACATATATTAAACGTCTTGTGTTGTAATTGTCCTTTCTTTCTTGTAACAATGGTTGAGCAATTTGTTGGTAAATGGAAAATGACTTCAAGTGACAATTTTGATGAATACATGAAGGCTGTAG GTGCTGGTTTTGCTTCTCGGCAAATGGCTAACCTTGCAAAACCCAGTCTGACAATTGCTTTGGATGACCAGGGGTTCATCTCTATGAAAGCTGTCACTACTTTCAAGACCCTGGAAATCAAATTCAAATTAGATGAAGAATTTGATGAGACAACAGCTGATGACAGAAAAGTGAAG ACTATTATGAGCCTTGCAGATGGTAAACTTATTCAAACGCAGACCTGGGAGGGGAAGACCACAATAATTGAAAGAGAGATTCAGGACTGCAAAATGACAGCG AAATGCACCATGGATGATGTGGTCGCTATCAGGACATATGAAAAAGATGCATGA
- the LOC125243520 gene encoding fatty acid-binding protein, adipocyte-like has product MHILNVLCCNCPFFLVTMVEQFVGKWKMTSSDNFDEYMKAVGAGFASRQMANLAKPSLTIALDDQGFISMKAVTTLKTLEIKFKLDEEFDETTADDRKVKTILSLADGKLIQTQTWEGKTTIIEREIQDCKMIAKCTMDDVVAIRTYEKDA; this is encoded by the exons ATGCACATATTAAACGTCTTGTGTTGTAATTGTCCTTTCTTTCTTGTAACAATGGTTGAGCAATTTGTTGGTAAATGGAAAATGACTTCAAGTGACAATTTTGATGAATACATGAAGGCTGTAG GTGCTGGTTTTGCTTCTCGGCAAATGGCTAACCTTGCAAAACCCAGTCTGACAATTGCTTTGGATGACCAGGGGTTCATCTCTATGAAAGCTGTCACTACTTTAAAGACCCTGGAAATCAAATTCAAATTAGATGAAGAATTTGATGAGACAACAGCTGATGACAGAAAAGTGAAG ACTATTCTGAGCCTTGCAGATGGTAAACTTATTCAAACGCAGACCTGGGAGGGGAAGACCACAATAATTGAAAGAGAGATTCAGGACTGCAAAATGATAGCG AAATGCACCATGGATGATGTGGTCGCTATCAGGACATATGAAAAAGATGCATGA